Proteins found in one Neomonachus schauinslandi chromosome 1, ASM220157v2, whole genome shotgun sequence genomic segment:
- the CALR gene encoding calreticulin has protein sequence MLLPVPLLLGLLGLAAAEPAIYFKEQFLDGDGWTDRWIESKHKSDFGKFVLSSGKFYGDQEKDKGLQTSQDARFYALSARFEPFSNKGQTLVVQFTVKHEQNIDCGGGYVKLFPDGLDQTDMHGDSEYNIMFGPDICGPGTKKVHVIFNYKGKNVLINKDIRCKDDEFTHLYTLIVRPDNTYEVKIDNSQVESGSLEDDWDFLPPKKIKDPDASKPEDWDERAKIDDPTDSKPEDWDKPEHIPDPDAKKPEDWDEEMDGEWEPPVIQNPEYKGEWKPRQIDNPDYKGTWIHPEIDNPEYSPDSNIYAYENFAVLGLDLWQVKSGTIFDNFLITNDEAYAEEFGNETWGVTKAAEKQMKDKQDEEQRLKEEEEDKKRKEEEEADKDDEEDKDEDEEDEDDKEEEEEEDAAAGQAKDEL, from the exons ATGCTGCTACCCGTGCCGCTGCTGCTCGGCCTCCTCGGCCTGGCCGCTGCCGAACCCGCCATCTACTTCAAGGAGCAGTTTCTGGACGGAG ACGGGTGGACCGACCGCTGGATCGAATCCAAACACAAGTCAGATTTTGGTAAATTTGTCCTCAGTTCCGGCAAGTTCTACGGTGACCAGGAGAAGGATAAAG GGCTGCAGACAAGCCAGGATGCCCGCTTTTACGCTTTGTCGGCCAGATTTGAGCCCTTCAGCAACAAGGGCCAGACACTGGTGGTGCAGTTCACCGTGAAACACGAGCAAAACATCGACTGTGGGGGTGGCTACGTGAAGCTCTTTCCAGATGGTCTGGACCAGACCGACATGCATGGAGACTCTGAATACAACATCATGTTCG GCCCCGATATCTGTGGCCCCGGCACCAAGAAGGTTCACGTCATCTTCAACTACAAGGGCAAGAACGTGCTGATCAACAAGGACATTCGTTGCAAG GATGATGAATTCACACATCTGTATACCCTGATTGTCCGGCCGGATAACACCTATGAGGTGAAGATTGACAACAGCCAGGTGGAATCAGGCTCCTTGGAGGATGATTGGGACTTCCTCCCTCCCAAGAAGATAAAGGATCCTGATGCTTCGAAGCCTGAAGACTGGGATGAGCGGGCCAAGATTGATGACCCCACAGACTCGAAGCCTGAG GACTGGGACAAGCCCGAGCACATCCCTGACCCTGATGCCAAAAAGCCAGAGGACTGGGATGAAGAGATGGATGGAGAGTGGGAACCACCTGTGATTCAGAACCCTGAGTACAAG GGCGAGTGGAAGCCCCGGCAGATCGACAACCCAGATTACAAGGGCACTTGGATCCACCCAGAGATTGACAACCCTGAGTACTCCCCTGATAGCAACATCTATGCCTATGAAAACTTTGCTGTTCTGGGCTTAGATCTCTGGCAG gTCAAGTCTGGCACCATCTTTGACAACTTCCTCATCACCAACGATGAGGCATATGCAGAGGAGTTTGGAAACGAGACCTGGGGTGTCACAAAG GCGGCCGAAAAGCAGATGAAGGACAAGCAGGACGAGGAGCAGAGGctaaaggaggaggaggaggacaagaagcgcaaggaagaggaggaggcagacaAGGATGATGAGGAAGACAAGGACGAAGATGAGGAGGACGAGGATgacaaggaggaagaggaggaggaagatgctGCCGCTGGCCAGGCCAAGGATGAGCTGTAG
- the FARSA gene encoding phenylalanine--tRNA ligase alpha subunit gives MADGPVAEVLLRQLEAADGGLDSADLAAKLGVDHQAVVGAVKSLQALGEIIEAELRSTKRWELTAEGEEMAREGSHEARVFRSIPQEGLAQSELMRLPSGKVGFSKAMSNKWIRVDKSAADGPRVFRVVDSVEDEVHRRLQLVQGGQVEKLGEKERSELRKRKLLTEVTLKTYWVSKGSAFSTSISKQETELSPEMISSGSWRDRPFKPYNFLAHGVLPDGGHLHPLLKVRTQFRQIFLEMGFTEMPTDNFIESSFWNFDALFQPQQHPARDQHDTFFLRDPAEALQLPMDYVHRVKRTHSQGGYGSQGYKYTWKLEEARKNLLRTHTTSASARALYRLAQKKPFTPAKYFSIDRVFRNETLDATHLAEFHQIEGVVADHGLTLGHLMGILREFFTKLGITQLRFKPAYNPYTEPSMEVFSYHQGLKKWVEVGNSGLFRPEMLLPMGLPENVSVIAWGLSLERPTMIKYGINNIRELVGHKVNLQMVYDGPLCRLDAEPGPPQTQGAA, from the exons ATGGCGGACGGCCCGGTGGCGGAGGTGTTGCTCCGGCAGCTAGAGGCGGCCGATGGCGGCCTGGACAGCGCGGACCTGGCAGCTAAGCTGGGCGTGGACCACCAGGCCGTTGTGGGCGCGGTGAAGAGCCTGCAAGCGCTGGGCGAG ATCATTGAGGCTGAGCTGCGCTCCACCAAGCGCTGGGAGCTTACTGCTGAGGGCGAGGAGATGGCCCGGGAGGGCAGCCATGAGGCCCGGGTGTTTCGCAGCATCCCCCAggagggcctggcccagagcGAGCTCATG CGACTGCCCAGCGGCAAGGTGGGCTTCAGCAAGGCCATGTCCAACAAGTGGATCCGTGTGGACAAGAGTGCAGCCGATGGGCCCCGGGTGTTCCGAGTG GTGGACAGCGTGGAGGACGAGGTGCATCGGCGGCTCCAGCTGGTCCAGGGTGGGCAGGTTGAGAAGCTGGGTGAGAAGGAAAGGAGTGAGCTCAGGAAGAGGAAGCTGCTGACTGAAGT GACCTTGAAGACCTACTGGGTGAGCAAAGGCAGTGCCTTCAGCACCAGCATCTCcaagcaggagacagagctgagccCAGAGATGATCTCCAG CGGCTCGTGGCGGGACCGGCCCTTCAAGCCGTACAACTTCTTGGCCCATGGCGTCCTCCCAGACGGCGGCCACCTGCATCCTCTGCTCAAGGTCCGCACGCAGTTCCGGCAGATCTTCCTGGAGATGGG GTTCACAGAGATGCCGACTGACAACTTCATTGAGAGCTCCTTCTGGAACTTTGATGCACTTTTCCAGCCCCAGCAGCACCCGGCGCGTGACCAACACGACACCTTCTTCCTCCGAG ATCCAGCTGAGGCCCTGCAGCTCCCAATGGACTACGTCCATCGGGTCAAGCGGACCCACTCTCAGGGTGGCTACGGCTCACAGGG GTACAAGTACACGTGGAAGCTGGAGGAGGCCCGGAAAAACCTGCTGCGCACGCACACCACGTCGGCCAGCGCCCGTGCCCTCTACCGCTTGGCCCAGAAG AAGCCCTTCACACCAGCCAAGTACTTCTCCATTGATCGCGTGTTCCGAAACGAGACCCTAGACGCCACACACCTGGCCGAGTTTCACCAGATTGAGGGCGTGGTGGCCGACCATGGCCTCACCCTAGGCCACCTCATGGGCATCCTGCGGGAGTTCTTCACCAAGCTGG GTATCACCCAGCTGCGCTTCAAGCCGGCCTACAACCCCTACACGGAGCCCAGCATGGAGGTGTTCAGCTACCACCAAG GCCTGAAGAAGTGGGTGGAAGTCGGGAATTCTGGGCTTTTCCGCCCTGAGATGCTGCTGCCCATGGGGCTCCCCGAAAACGTGTCAGTCATTGCTTGGGGCCTCTCCCTGGAGCG cccAACAATGATCAAATACGGCATCAACAACATCCGGGAGCTGGTGGGCCACAAGGTGAACCTGCAGATGGTGTATGATGGTCCCCTGTGCCGCCTGGACGCCGAACCAGGGCCCCCACAGACACAGGGCGCCGCGTGA
- the SYCE2 gene encoding synaptonemal complex central element protein 2, with product MERQGVDMPHVECKDQQPQTLGESKERQQCEESREDEAGRGSASANRRLMMLEGKSVSYFSSLESSIDILKKRAQELIENINESRQKDHALMTNFRDSLKIKVSDLTEKLEERMYQIYNHHNKIIQDKLQEFTQKMTKISNLETELKQVCHTVETVYKDLCIQPEV from the exons ATGGAGCGACAGGGA GTGGACATGCCCCACGTAGAATGCAAGGACCAGCAGCCGCAGACGCTGGGGGAGAGCAAGGAGCGGCAGCAGTGCGAGGAGAGCCGCGAAGACGAAGCCGGTCGGGGGTCAGCTAG TGCCAACCGCCGGCTGATGATGCTAGAAGGGAAGTCAGTATCCTACTTTTCCTCTCTGGAGTCAAGCATCGACATCCTGAAGAAGAGGGCCCAGGAGCTGATAGAAAACATCAACGAGAGCAGACAGAAGGACCATGCACTCATGACCAACTTCAGGGACAGCCTCAAGATCAAG gtttcagACCTGACAGAAAAGCTAGAGGAGAGGATGTATCAGATTTATAATCACCATAACAAGATCATTCAGGACAAGCTCCAAGAGTTCACCCAGAAAATGACAAAGATCAGCAATTTGGAAACAGAGCTCAAACAAGTGTGCCACACCGTGGAGACAGTGTACAAAGACCTGTGCATCCAGCCTGAGGTATGA
- the GCDH gene encoding glutaryl-CoA dehydrogenase, mitochondrial isoform X1, which yields MALRRVSERLLSRGPGLSFLRGCGSAAAQTEKGGKTQNRATKSSRPEFDWRDPLVLEEQLTADEILIRDTFRTYCQERLMPRILLANRNEVFHREIISEMGELGVLGPTIKGYGCAGVSSVAYGLLARELERVDSGYRSAMSVQSSLVMHPIYAYGSKEQQQKYLPRLAKGELLGCFGLTEPNHGSDPGSMETRARHNPSNRSYTLNGTKTWITNSPVADLFVVWARCEDSCIRGFLLEKGMGGLSAPKIEGKFSLRASSTGMIVMDSVEVPEENVLPDVSGLAGPFGCLNNARFGIAWGVLGAAEFCLHTARQYTLDRIQFGAPLARNQLIQKKLADMLTEITLGLHACLQLGRLKDQDKATPEMVSLLKRNNCGKALDIARQARDILGGNGISDEYHVIRHAMNLEAVNTYEGTHDIHALILGRAITGIQAFTASK from the exons ATGGCCTTGAGAAGGGTCTCCGAGCGGCTCTTGAGCCGTGGACCAGGCCTGAGCTTCCTGCGCGGGTGCGGCTCGGCGGCGGCGCAGACTG AAAAGGGCGGGAAGACACAGAACCGAGCGACTAAGT CCTCGCGTCCTGAATTTGACTGGAGAGACCCGCTGGTGCTGGAGGAGCAGCTGACAGCGGATGAGATCCTCATCAGGGACACCTTCCGCACCTATTGCCAGGAGCGCCTCATGCCCCGAATCCTGCTGGCCAATCGCAACGAAG tttttcaccGGGAGATCATCTCAGAAATGGGGGAGCTTGGTGTGCTGGGCCCCACCATCAAAG GGTATGGCTGTGCTGGAGTCTCATCTGTGGCCTATGGGCTCCTAGCCCGAGAGTTGGAGCGGGTGGATAGTGGCTACAGGTCAGCAATGAGTGTCCAGTCTTCCCTTGTCATGCACCCCATCTACGCCTATGGCAGCAAGGAGCAGCAGCAGAAGTACCTGCCCCGGCTGG CCAAGGGGGAGCTCCTGGGCTGCTTTGGGCTCACAGAGCCCAACCATGGGAGTGACCCTGGCAGCATGGAGACCAGAGCCCGCCACAACCCATCCAACAGGAGCTACACCCTCAATGGGACCAAGACCTG gaTCACCAATTCACCTGTGGCCGACCTGTTTGTAGTATGGGCTCGGTGTGAAGACAGCTGCATTCGGGGCTTCCTGCTGGAGAAGGGGATGGGGGGCCTCTCAGCCCCCAAGATTGAGGGCAAGTTCTCCCTGCGGGCCTCGTCCACAGGCATGATCGTCATGGACAGTGTGGAGGTGCCGGAGGAGAATGTGCTGCCTGATGTATCTGGTCTGGCG GGGCCCTTCGGCTGCCTGAACAATGCCCGGTTTGGCATCGCCTGGGGCGTGCTCGGAGCCGCTGAATTCTGTTTGCACACGGCCCGGCAGTACACCCTGGATAG GATCCAGTTTGGCGCCCCACTGGCCAGGAACCAGCTGATTCAGAAGAAGCTGGCAGACATGCTCACTGAGATCACGCTGGGCCTTCACGCTTGCCTACAGCTTGGCCGCTTGAAGGATCAAGACAA GGCCACTCCGGAAATGGTCTCCCTGCTGAAGAGGAATAACTGTGGGAAGGCCCTGGATATCGCCCGCCAGGCCCGAGACATACTAGGGGGGAATGGGATTTCTGATGAGTATCACGTGATCCGGCATGCCATGAACCTGGAGGCTGTGAACACCTATGAAG GCACTCATGACATTCATGCTCTGATCCTTGGAAGGGCAATCACAGGGATCCAGGCGTTCACGGCCAGCAAGTGA
- the GCDH gene encoding glutaryl-CoA dehydrogenase, mitochondrial isoform X2 gives MALRRVSERLLSRGPGLSFLRGCGSAAAQTASRPEFDWRDPLVLEEQLTADEILIRDTFRTYCQERLMPRILLANRNEVFHREIISEMGELGVLGPTIKGYGCAGVSSVAYGLLARELERVDSGYRSAMSVQSSLVMHPIYAYGSKEQQQKYLPRLAKGELLGCFGLTEPNHGSDPGSMETRARHNPSNRSYTLNGTKTWITNSPVADLFVVWARCEDSCIRGFLLEKGMGGLSAPKIEGKFSLRASSTGMIVMDSVEVPEENVLPDVSGLAGPFGCLNNARFGIAWGVLGAAEFCLHTARQYTLDRIQFGAPLARNQLIQKKLADMLTEITLGLHACLQLGRLKDQDKATPEMVSLLKRNNCGKALDIARQARDILGGNGISDEYHVIRHAMNLEAVNTYEGTHDIHALILGRAITGIQAFTASK, from the exons ATGGCCTTGAGAAGGGTCTCCGAGCGGCTCTTGAGCCGTGGACCAGGCCTGAGCTTCCTGCGCGGGTGCGGCTCGGCGGCGGCGCAGACTG CCTCGCGTCCTGAATTTGACTGGAGAGACCCGCTGGTGCTGGAGGAGCAGCTGACAGCGGATGAGATCCTCATCAGGGACACCTTCCGCACCTATTGCCAGGAGCGCCTCATGCCCCGAATCCTGCTGGCCAATCGCAACGAAG tttttcaccGGGAGATCATCTCAGAAATGGGGGAGCTTGGTGTGCTGGGCCCCACCATCAAAG GGTATGGCTGTGCTGGAGTCTCATCTGTGGCCTATGGGCTCCTAGCCCGAGAGTTGGAGCGGGTGGATAGTGGCTACAGGTCAGCAATGAGTGTCCAGTCTTCCCTTGTCATGCACCCCATCTACGCCTATGGCAGCAAGGAGCAGCAGCAGAAGTACCTGCCCCGGCTGG CCAAGGGGGAGCTCCTGGGCTGCTTTGGGCTCACAGAGCCCAACCATGGGAGTGACCCTGGCAGCATGGAGACCAGAGCCCGCCACAACCCATCCAACAGGAGCTACACCCTCAATGGGACCAAGACCTG gaTCACCAATTCACCTGTGGCCGACCTGTTTGTAGTATGGGCTCGGTGTGAAGACAGCTGCATTCGGGGCTTCCTGCTGGAGAAGGGGATGGGGGGCCTCTCAGCCCCCAAGATTGAGGGCAAGTTCTCCCTGCGGGCCTCGTCCACAGGCATGATCGTCATGGACAGTGTGGAGGTGCCGGAGGAGAATGTGCTGCCTGATGTATCTGGTCTGGCG GGGCCCTTCGGCTGCCTGAACAATGCCCGGTTTGGCATCGCCTGGGGCGTGCTCGGAGCCGCTGAATTCTGTTTGCACACGGCCCGGCAGTACACCCTGGATAG GATCCAGTTTGGCGCCCCACTGGCCAGGAACCAGCTGATTCAGAAGAAGCTGGCAGACATGCTCACTGAGATCACGCTGGGCCTTCACGCTTGCCTACAGCTTGGCCGCTTGAAGGATCAAGACAA GGCCACTCCGGAAATGGTCTCCCTGCTGAAGAGGAATAACTGTGGGAAGGCCCTGGATATCGCCCGCCAGGCCCGAGACATACTAGGGGGGAATGGGATTTCTGATGAGTATCACGTGATCCGGCATGCCATGAACCTGGAGGCTGTGAACACCTATGAAG GCACTCATGACATTCATGCTCTGATCCTTGGAAGGGCAATCACAGGGATCCAGGCGTTCACGGCCAGCAAGTGA